ACGAGGTCGGCTTCCTCCTCCAGGTTGGTGATGACCGCCGCGACATGCGGCACCCCGTCCAGACCCAGGAAGGTCGCACCACCCTTGAAGTCGACCAGCACCAGATTCAGCTGATCGGGCGAATGCGTGGCCAGCAGCGAAAGCACCAGGGTGCGAAGGAATTCCGACTTACCGGAGCCGGTGGCGCCGATGCACAGGCCGTGCGGACCCATACCGCTCTCGGCGGCCTCCTTGATATCGAGGTAGACGGGCAGGCCGTCGGCGCCGAGGCCGAACGGAACCCGCAGCCGGTCGCGGCCGTAACGCGGCTTCCAGCCGTTCTCCGGATTGAAGGTACCGATATCGCCCAGGCCCATGAGCTGGGCCCACGAGCTGATGACCTCGGCACTCTCCTCGACGACCGCTTCGCCGCCGCGCTGCACCGCCGCCACCCGGAACGGGGCGATCCGGCGGGCGACCTGCTCGGCTTGGCGCGCGCTGATCCGATCGATCAGGGCGAAGCGCTCCATATTGCCGGTGGCGCCGCGGCCGACGCATTCACCGTTCTCCACCACCATCTGGATGCCACGCGAAACCGCCAGGCGCGGAGCGTAACCGCACAGATCGATGATGGTCACCCCCTCGTAGCCGGATTCCCGCAGCGAATCCTCTTCGGCCTCGAGCAGGCCGCCGTCGACGATGATGACGATATGAACCAGATTCTGGTTGGCCGGCTGGTTACGTGAATAGCGAACCCGGTTGTGCAACAACGGGTTCAGTCCCTCGGTCAATTCGCGGATCGAGCCGTAGACCATCCGCTCGGTACCCACGCCGTCCTGAGAGTCGGGATGCTGGGTGTGCGGCAGCCATTTGGTCCATTCCCAGTCGCGGGCCGTATCGGCCCCGCAGACCATCGCGACCAGAACCTGGTCGGGGGCCTGGAACATGCACAGCTGCAACAACATCGCGCGCGTCATATCGCGAGCTTCGGCGCGATCGCCGTTGAGCTGAATGGTCGCGAAGCCCTTCACCGCGATCGCGGTCGGCAGATCCGGCACCGTGGAGTGGGTACGGACGAAGCGGCGCAGCGAGACGGCCGCGATCGGCTCCAGTTCCTCGACCGGGCCCGTCTCCGGTGACACCAAACGGGTGGCCAGGCGCTGACCGCCCAGGCCGATGCGGGCGTGGCAGAAGTCCTTGTCACCCGGACGGCGCTCCCACATCCGGCTGGTACCGGCGAGCATCCAGACCAGACCGGGTTCCGGATGGCTCCACTCCACCGCCGCGCGCTGCTGAGAAGCGGTGTCGTCGACATCCTTTCGGACCTGATCGAGATAGCGCAGATAATCCTTGCGATCCTCGTTGGCCTCGGCGGACTTCTGGCCCTTACCTCCCTGCCCGGCGAACATGCCGACCATGGAGAAGACCATCATCATCGGGAACATCATGCTCATCGGGTTGGAGGCGATGCCCCCACCGCGGGTGAACATGATCGCCATCATCCCGACCATGCCGACGACCATCACAACCGGCATCAGTTTCCCGAGCAGACTGCCAGGTATGGCGCGGGGGATTTCCGGCGGCGGCTGCAGGGTTACCTCCCCGCCCGGCGACCGTGGAACCTCCCGGCGCGCACGCCTCTGAAACCTGACTGTGCTCATCGACGGAAGATCCCCCTTCGGCGGCTGTGCTGCGGACTCAGTGTAGAGGCAGCGGCCGACATGTCGTACAGTTCGACCAGCATTCTGCACGGACCGGCCGCGCGACCGCAAACCGGAGCGCATGCTGAAACACCAGGTAGAGACGGAGTTGGGGGAAGCGTGACGCACGCGCGACTGGACCATATCGAAGAGGATTCGAGCCGCGGAATCGTACGGGCGCCCGATCTGGCGCGAGTGACAATTCTGGCGAAGCACACGCAGGTCGACATGGCCATCCCGGCCGATGTACCGGTCGCGCTGGTGATTCCCAGTGTGGTCGACATGGTCGCGCAGCACAGTCGCACCAACGATTTCGACAACAGCGGCGAGCAGTTCCAGCCGGCCGAATGGGTGCTCGCGCGCATCGGACAGCCGCCGTTCTCCAACTCCTTGAGTCTCGGTGAACAGGGCGTGCGCGACGGCGAACTGCTCATGCTCGAAAGCGCCGACCACGTGGCGCCGAGCCCACTGTTCGACGACATCATGTACAACGTCGCGATCGCCGACGCCGACCACTTCCGCAGCTGGTCCCCGCGGGTCGCGCGGATCACCGGATCGATCATCGCGGTGCTGACCATGCTCGCCGGCTGCACCGGTCTGCTCGCCGCGCCGGATGCGATGGCGGGCTGGATCACCGGGGCGATCGCCGCGGCGCTCACCATCCTGCTGGTGGTGGCCGGCACCGTGATGAGTCGGATGTACGGCGACACCGCCTCGGCGATAGTGCTCGGCGGTTGCGCGTTGCCGAGCGCGTTCGCCGCGGGCATGTTGATCGTGCCGGACCACTACGGCTGGGCGAACCTGCTGCTCGGTTCGGTACTCCTCGGCGCGACCGCGGTGCTGGCCTGGCGGGTCAGCGGGGTCGGCCTGGCGCTGTTCATCGGCGCCACAACGCTTTCCGTGTTCGCGATTCCCGCCGCGCTCGTCGGCCTGCTCACGTCGCAGCCGGTCAAGGCCATCGGCGCGGTCGCCGCCGCGTTGGCCCTGGGCGCGCTCTCGCTCGCCCCGCGGGTGTCGATGCTGCTCGCGAAACTGCCGCTGCCGCCGGTGCCTTCGCCCGGAACGCCGATCGACCCGACCGAGGACGACCCCGACGACCACCGCGCGCTGCCGACCATGGACGTCCTGCGCACGAAATCCGAACGGGCCCGGATGTATCTGGCCGGTCTCGTCGGCGCGACCACGCTCGTGACCGCGATCGGCGCGCTCGTATCCACCGACCCGACGGCGGACAGTCCGTACTGGCCGGGTATCGCCCTGGCTCTGGTCTGCGCGGCGGTGCTGATGTTCCGCAGTCGCACCTACGTCAGCGCCGAACTGGCGGTGGCACTGTTGTCCGGCGGTGCGGCCATTCTGCTGATCATGACGGTCGGCGCGGCCTTCGTCGTCGAGCAGCCGCTCGCGGTGTTCGGCGCGGCCATGGTGATGCTGATCGCCGCCCTGGTGCTGGGCACGATCGTGCCGAACCAGTCGGCGACACCGCCGATGCGCCGCGCGGTGGAGCTGCTGGAATACGGGTTCGTGGCGGCCGTGCTGCCGCTGGTGTTCTGGGTGGCCGAGTTGTACACGCTCGTGCGATCGCTCTGAGCCGCACATGAAGCCGAAATCGTTCGGGCGCAAGATACTTCGAGTCACGACGGTGGTCGCGGTGGTGGGTTTGAGCGCCTCCGTCGGCACCGGCGCCGCGGTCGCGGACAAGCCCGTGGTCAATCCCGGCGCACTACCGGCGGGCGGCAACCCCGCACCTCCCGATCCCACCGAGCAGCCGGCGAATTCACCGTGCGCCAGCACCAGCACCGGTGGTGACGGGCCGACCGTTCCGACCGCACAGCGCAGTCTGGAACTGGACAAGGCCTGGCAGTTCTCTCGTGGCGGTGGCCAATTGGTCGCGGTTATCGATACCGGTGTGATGCGCCATCCCCGGCTGCCCGGACTGATCGCGGCCGGCGACTACGTCTCCACCACCGACGGCACCGACGACTGCGATGCCCACGGCACTTTCGTCGCCGGCATCATCGCGGCGACACAGGTACCGGGACAAGGTTTTTCGGGTGTCGCCCCCGATGCGCAGGTGATGAGCATCCGCCAGACCTCGGGTTACTTCCAGAAGAAGGGCGCCGGCCGCGACAAGGGACCCGATGCCATGCCCGACGGCTACGGCACCACCCACACCCTGGCGCAGGCGGTACGGCGGGCCGCGGACATGGGCGCCACGGTGATCAACATGTCCGAGGTGGCATGCCAATCCGGGCCCATTCCCGACGACGATCTCGGCGCCGCGGTCCACTACGCCGCCGTCGAGAAGAACGTGGTGGTGGTGACCGCGGCCGCCAACAACGACAAGTGCAAGGGCACCAACCCGGTCATCGATCCGCTGGATCCGTCGGCGGATCCGTGGAGCAAGGTCAATCTGAACGTCTCGCCCGCGCGCTGGGACGACTACGTGCTGTCGGTGGGTTCCATCGACGACAACGGCCAGCCCTCGAAGTTCACCGTTCCCGGGCCCTGGCTCGGGGTGGCGGCGCCGGGCGAGAATCTGACCTCGCTCGATCCGCACTGGGACGATCCGCGCAGTAAGGGCACGGCCGTCGCCAAACTGGATCAGCAGGGCAAGGCCGAGCCGGTCTCCGGAACCAGTTTCGCCGCACCGTATGTGGCGGGAGTGGCCGCTCTCGTCCGCGCCCGGTACCCGGAACTCAGCGCGCTCGAGGTCGTCAAGCGCATCGAGGCGACCGCCCACGCACCGGCCGAGGGCTGGAATCCGTATGTCGGTTACGGCGCGGTCGACCCGGTCGCCGCGCTCACGGCTCAGGTGCCGAACGCCTTGCCGCCCAAACGTCCCGGCGCCGCCCGGAGCTGGCAGCTGCCGGTGCCGACCACGCCTCCGGCGCCCGATCACACCTCCCGGAACGTGGCATTGATCGGTTCGGGCGCGATCGGAGTGCTGGTCGTGCTCGGATTTCTGGCCTCGTATCCGTTGCGGCGCCGCTTCGGTGACCGCGGGGATCAGTGACGCGAAGCCCTCACCGGCTACCGTCGAACGTCCAGCGGGTGGCACCGCCGGGTTCGACGGTGGCCAGGGCCGTCGCGGCCTTCACCGCGATGCGATAGACGTGCCACGGCGGCGGGCCCGCCGACGGCGCGCTGAAGGCGGCGGTCAGCGCGGCACCGGAATCGTCGACGCGGCAGGGCCAGCCCCCGGCGGCCCAGTCGGCCGCCCGTTCGGCGACCGTGGCCGGATCGGCGACCCGTTCGGCGGTGCCGGCGACGCTCAGATCGAAGGTATCCAACGCCACGGCGAGCGTGCAGCGCGGATCACGAGACAGGTTGCGCGCCTTGCGAGTTCGCGGGCCCGTCTCGAACCAGAAGGCTCCGTCGACCCAGAGCGCGCCCACTGCGGTCAGATGCGGGCTGCCGTCGGGATCGACGGTCGCCAACCAACAGGTGTGCCGGTCGGGTCCTCCGCTGCCGGGCGCCTGCGGGAATCCGGCGTTCAGTCCGTCCACAACCGCGGACCAGTTCAGCGGGTCGAGGTCGTACAGTTCCGCGAGATTGATCGTCTGCATGGTGTCCATACTCTTGCGACGAGACTCGGACCCCGGATTCATCGCGCGCAGGCCCGGCCGTTTCGTCCTATATGCGATAAATGCCCTGGTCTCGGCGGGGCAATCCATCCAAGATCGACACGCAGCTCCTGGGAATGACTCAGTATTTCTGACAGCGGAGGACATGTGATCGAACCTCCGCCGTGAGTCACACGAGGGGCAGGAACAGCTATGACAGTCGCCGGCAGGCAACGTCTCACGCCGGACCAAAGAAATTCGTTCATCGCCGCTCAGCTGGGCTGGACGATGGATGCCTTCGATTTCTTTCTGGTCGTCTTCGTCTACGCCGATATCGCCGTCACCTTCGATATGCCGAAGTCCGACGTCGCCTTCATCACGACGGCGACCCTCATCATGCGACCGGTGGGCGCCCTACTGTTCGGGATCTGGGCCGATCGGGTCGGTCGGCGCATACCGCTGATGGTGGATGTCGCCTTCTACTCGGTGGTCGGATTCCTGTGCGCCTTCGCGCCGAATTTCACTGTGCTGCTGATACTTCGGCTGCTGTACGGCATCGGCATGGGTGGCGAATGGGGACTCGGCGCGGCCCTGGCGATGGAGAAGATTCCGGCCGAACGGCGGGGCTTCTTCTCCGGGCTCCTGCAGGAGGGCTACTCCTTCGGCTATCTGCTCGCCTCGCTGGCCTCCCTGCTGGTGATGAACTGGCTCGGGCTGTCCTGGCGCTGGTTGTTCGCGCTGTCGGTGATCCCGGCGTTGATCATCCTGGTCATCCGCACCCGGGTCGGGGAATCGGAGGCGTGGGAGAGCAGCCGGGAACATATGCGGCTCACCCAGACCTCGTTCCGCGATGTGATCATGAATCCGGTCGTCATCCGCCGCTTCGCGTATCTGGTACTGCTGATGACCGCGTTCAACTGGATGAGCCACGGTACGCAGGACGTCTACCCGACGTTCCTGTCCGCGGTCGAGAACGGTGGCGCGGGACTGTCCTCGGCGACCGCGAAATGGATTGCGGTGGTGTACAACATCGGCGCCATCATCGGCGGCCTGGTGTTCGGCAGCCTGTCGCAGAAGTACGGACGGCGCTACACCATCGTGTTCTGCGCCCTGCTCGGCCTGCCGATCGTCCCGCTGTTCGCGTATTCGACGACCGCCGCAATGCTGTGCCTGGGCTCGTTCCTGATGCAGTTGATGGTCCAGGGCGCCTGGGGCGTGATCCCGGCGCACCTGACGGAACTGTCGCCGGACTCGATCCGTGGCTTCTATCCGGGTGTCACCTATCAGCTCGGCAATCTGCTGGCCTCACTCAATCTGCCCATCCAGGAGCGGCTGGCCGAAAGCCACGGCTATCCGTTCGCGCTGGCCGTCACGATCGTGCCGGTGCTGATCGTCGTCGCCTTTCTGACCCTGATCGGTAAGGAGGCCAAGGGAATTCGCTTCGGCACCGGCGCGAGCGTCATACCGGAGACGAGCACCACCGGATGACCGGCGGGATCAGTTCTGCGACTGCTGGGCGGACTGATCCTGTTTCGACTGCACCAGCTGCTTGGCCGGGTTCGGGTCCGGCGCGACACCGTCGTGGGCGACCATCGCCTCCTGGCGGCCCAGCGTCGGACCCGCGGCCAGCAGACCTACGATCTGGTACGGAGCGAGTTCGGGCTTGGCCTTCTCCGCGTCCATACCCAGCGCCTTCTGCGCGGCGGCATCCTTGATGCCATAGCGCACACCGGTGTCGGCGACGAAGAACATGCTGTCGCGACGCTGACTGTCGGCCTCGATTCCGGTGGTCTGCACGAAGAATCCGGAACCCGGGGTGGAGTAGAAGGCGTCCACGTTCGGGCCCGAGGCATCGGCCTGCGCCAGCGGGGTGGTCTGCGCATCGCCCGGAATAGGCAGCGAATGTCCGGTCAGCACCGCCAATTCCGCCCGCTTACTGCCGTCCGCCTTGTCCGCGGCGCCGGAGACCGGCTTCCACGACATGCAATCGATCGGCTGATCCTTCGGATCCACGATGGTCGGCGGCTTCGCCGGATACTTCTGCACCGGAAGCTCGTTCGAGACCGGGGCCTGAGTGCTCTCGAACTGGCTGATCTCGGGATTCTCCGAGGCGGTCGGGTTGGAGTTGCGGACGATATCAGCGGTCAGCGGCGAAATCGCCTGCAGGCCTTCGCGCAACACCACATAGGACTGGTCCTTGGTATCGACATGCACCACATCGCCGATCCGGTGGTTGCTCAGCGAGTAGTTCGGGGTACCGCCCGGATCGGTGATCTTCGGCGGCACGATCGGCAGCACCTCGGGAATGGCATTGAGCAGACCGGCGCTGATCGGGCGCGGCGTCATACCTCGAATACCCAGCGCCTCGGTGACTTTCGGATCGTTCATATCGACCCGGGCCCGCTGATTCTCGTAGATCAGGTAGGCCGCGTCGCGCCCCTGCACCAGCAGCGCCCGGCCCTCGGCCATCGTGGTGGCCTTGCTGCCCAGCTGCGGGTCGCCGGCGAGCACGGTGGTGGTCAGATCCCGGCTGCCGTCGTTCTTCAGCTCGTCGCAGATCGACCAGGATCGGCCGTGACCGCTGCTGTCGAAATTGAGTGAGGACGGTGCGCCCGGAATACCGATCAGCGCGCCGCGGGGCTTCTTCGACAGCTCGGATTCCTTGATGGACACCGCTTTCGCGGGTTCACCGACGGCCAGCCGCGCCGACGCCAGATTCAGAGACGGGTGCACGACTCCGTCGATCACCGCGTAGACGGCGCCGGAATCCTTGCCGAGCAGGATCTTGTTGTCCCCGATGGAGCCCTGTGGACGCAGCAGCGCCAGCACGCCACATCCGGCCAGCGCGACGATGCCCAGTACCAGCCCGGCCGCGTAGGCTCGCGATTGCGAGCGCATCGGGTCGTGCAGCATCCGCACGTCCCGGCGCACCAAGGCGTGCTCCATTCGCCGGACCAGGAAGCGATAACCGCTGACCTGCCAGCGCGTAGTGGGCTTTGAAGGCATGAGTCCTCCCCCGAACAGTGCTCGCGTTCGCCCAACACAGTACAGTTCAGCAGGACTGAAGTTCAGCTCGGCCATCGAGGAATCGGCCGACACCGGGTACTTGGGGGACGACCATGGCCGAATCCAGCGGGAACCACAGCCGCCCACTCCTCGGACGTATCTCACTGCCGAACCTGCTGGCCGCACAGGTATTGGGACTGATCGTGGGGGTCGTCGTTCTCGTGGTGGGCCTGCCGGGGTGGTACGCGCTGGGTGCCGCGATCGTGGCCGGGTTACTGCTGCTGATTCCGATCGGCAAGCGAACCATCGCCTCCTGGGTCGCCACCCTGTGGCGTTATTCCACCCGACAGGACTACGACCTCGGTGACACCGTCGACTTCCGCGGACCGGACGGCCGTTCGCTCGGTCTGTACTGGGAGGGCAGCCGGGTCGTCGCCGTGGTCGAGGTGCTGCCGCCCAGGGGCGGTCTGACCCGCATCGACCGCAACACCGTGCACGCCTCGCATCTGCTGCCGCTGCCGGAGCTGGCGCAATGCCTGAGTCAGCACGACATCCTGCTGTCCGGTATCGACATCATCAGCCACGGTCACCGCAGCCGCTCGGGCACTCCCGCAGGCCCGATCTACGAATCCCTGCTCGGACCGCTGCCCGCGACCGCTCACCGAACCGTATGGCTCGCAATCAGTTTCGATGCCTTGGCCTGTCCGGATGCCGCGGCGCGGCGCGGCGGCGGCGCCGAGGGCGCGGGCCGGGCGGTCACCATCGCCACCCAGCGCATCGTCCGGGCACTCGAGGACGCCGACTGCGCCTCGCGCGTGCTGACCGCCCCCGAGATCCGCAAAGCCGTATGGCAGATCAGCGCCGGCGTCGATCCGCGGGCACTGACGCATCGGTGGCGTTATGCCGAACTGGGCAACAGCGTCAACATCGGCGCCGCGGTCGATCCCACGCAGTTGGGTTCGGATCTGCTCGCCCAGCTGTGGGTGGCCCCCTCCCGTGGGACCACCGTGGCCGTGCGGCTGCGGCCGGGCAGTTCGGCCGAGACGGTGAACATCGGCGCCGCCTGGCGCCTCACCGCGCGCGAACTGCCGGAGAAGACGGCACGCAAGGGCATGGTGTCACTGAGCGGCCGCCATCGGCAGAGCCTGCTCGCACATCTGCCGATCGCGATCCCCGGCGTGGACGACACCGTCCCGATGAGCCAGTACCCGATCGATGTGGTCGGCGTCCTGCATCTGCCCTCGTCCGGCTGCGGTCAGCTGATCGGATCCGACGAAGAGGGAAACGGTGTCGCGGTTCGCCTTGTCGGCCAAGGTATTTCGACCGTGTACGTGGCGGGCGAGCTGTATCTGGCGCAGCAGCTGGTGTTCCGCGCGCTGGCCGTCGGCGAGCGCATTCTC
The genomic region above belongs to Nocardia spumae and contains:
- the eccD gene encoding type VII secretion integral membrane protein EccD; protein product: MTHARLDHIEEDSSRGIVRAPDLARVTILAKHTQVDMAIPADVPVALVIPSVVDMVAQHSRTNDFDNSGEQFQPAEWVLARIGQPPFSNSLSLGEQGVRDGELLMLESADHVAPSPLFDDIMYNVAIADADHFRSWSPRVARITGSIIAVLTMLAGCTGLLAAPDAMAGWITGAIAAALTILLVVAGTVMSRMYGDTASAIVLGGCALPSAFAAGMLIVPDHYGWANLLLGSVLLGATAVLAWRVSGVGLALFIGATTLSVFAIPAALVGLLTSQPVKAIGAVAAALALGALSLAPRVSMLLAKLPLPPVPSPGTPIDPTEDDPDDHRALPTMDVLRTKSERARMYLAGLVGATTLVTAIGALVSTDPTADSPYWPGIALALVCAAVLMFRSRTYVSAELAVALLSGGAAILLIMTVGAAFVVEQPLAVFGAAMVMLIAALVLGTIVPNQSATPPMRRAVELLEYGFVAAVLPLVFWVAELYTLVRSL
- the mycP gene encoding type VII secretion-associated serine protease mycosin, which produces MKPKSFGRKILRVTTVVAVVGLSASVGTGAAVADKPVVNPGALPAGGNPAPPDPTEQPANSPCASTSTGGDGPTVPTAQRSLELDKAWQFSRGGGQLVAVIDTGVMRHPRLPGLIAAGDYVSTTDGTDDCDAHGTFVAGIIAATQVPGQGFSGVAPDAQVMSIRQTSGYFQKKGAGRDKGPDAMPDGYGTTHTLAQAVRRAADMGATVINMSEVACQSGPIPDDDLGAAVHYAAVEKNVVVVTAAANNDKCKGTNPVIDPLDPSADPWSKVNLNVSPARWDDYVLSVGSIDDNGQPSKFTVPGPWLGVAAPGENLTSLDPHWDDPRSKGTAVAKLDQQGKAEPVSGTSFAAPYVAGVAALVRARYPELSALEVVKRIEATAHAPAEGWNPYVGYGAVDPVAALTAQVPNALPPKRPGAARSWQLPVPTTPPAPDHTSRNVALIGSGAIGVLVVLGFLASYPLRRRFGDRGDQ
- a CDS encoding pyridoxamine 5'-phosphate oxidase family protein; amino-acid sequence: MQTINLAELYDLDPLNWSAVVDGLNAGFPQAPGSGGPDRHTCWLATVDPDGSPHLTAVGALWVDGAFWFETGPRTRKARNLSRDPRCTLAVALDTFDLSVAGTAERVADPATVAERAADWAAGGWPCRVDDSGAALTAAFSAPSAGPPPWHVYRIAVKAATALATVEPGGATRWTFDGSR
- a CDS encoding MFS transporter, giving the protein MTVAGRQRLTPDQRNSFIAAQLGWTMDAFDFFLVVFVYADIAVTFDMPKSDVAFITTATLIMRPVGALLFGIWADRVGRRIPLMVDVAFYSVVGFLCAFAPNFTVLLILRLLYGIGMGGEWGLGAALAMEKIPAERRGFFSGLLQEGYSFGYLLASLASLLVMNWLGLSWRWLFALSVIPALIILVIRTRVGESEAWESSREHMRLTQTSFRDVIMNPVVIRRFAYLVLLMTAFNWMSHGTQDVYPTFLSAVENGGAGLSSATAKWIAVVYNIGAIIGGLVFGSLSQKYGRRYTIVFCALLGLPIVPLFAYSTTAAMLCLGSFLMQLMVQGAWGVIPAHLTELSPDSIRGFYPGVTYQLGNLLASLNLPIQERLAESHGYPFALAVTIVPVLIVVAFLTLIGKEAKGIRFGTGASVIPETSTTG
- the eccB gene encoding type VII secretion protein EccB, which codes for MPSKPTTRWQVSGYRFLVRRMEHALVRRDVRMLHDPMRSQSRAYAAGLVLGIVALAGCGVLALLRPQGSIGDNKILLGKDSGAVYAVIDGVVHPSLNLASARLAVGEPAKAVSIKESELSKKPRGALIGIPGAPSSLNFDSSGHGRSWSICDELKNDGSRDLTTTVLAGDPQLGSKATTMAEGRALLVQGRDAAYLIYENQRARVDMNDPKVTEALGIRGMTPRPISAGLLNAIPEVLPIVPPKITDPGGTPNYSLSNHRIGDVVHVDTKDQSYVVLREGLQAISPLTADIVRNSNPTASENPEISQFESTQAPVSNELPVQKYPAKPPTIVDPKDQPIDCMSWKPVSGAADKADGSKRAELAVLTGHSLPIPGDAQTTPLAQADASGPNVDAFYSTPGSGFFVQTTGIEADSQRRDSMFFVADTGVRYGIKDAAAQKALGMDAEKAKPELAPYQIVGLLAAGPTLGRQEAMVAHDGVAPDPNPAKQLVQSKQDQSAQQSQN
- the eccE gene encoding type VII secretion protein EccE encodes the protein MAESSGNHSRPLLGRISLPNLLAAQVLGLIVGVVVLVVGLPGWYALGAAIVAGLLLLIPIGKRTIASWVATLWRYSTRQDYDLGDTVDFRGPDGRSLGLYWEGSRVVAVVEVLPPRGGLTRIDRNTVHASHLLPLPELAQCLSQHDILLSGIDIISHGHRSRSGTPAGPIYESLLGPLPATAHRTVWLAISFDALACPDAAARRGGGAEGAGRAVTIATQRIVRALEDADCASRVLTAPEIRKAVWQISAGVDPRALTHRWRYAELGNSVNIGAAVDPTQLGSDLLAQLWVAPSRGTTVAVRLRPGSSAETVNIGAAWRLTARELPEKTARKGMVSLSGRHRQSLLAHLPIAIPGVDDTVPMSQYPIDVVGVLHLPSSGCGQLIGSDEEGNGVAVRLVGQGISTVYVAGELYLAQQLVFRALAVGERILVRTDRPHAWEQLVTTIGNPERLTIAVETHQSDAGFTAAVVDGVLAPAPHAGVTTIYVTGDPMGWPATKPDLSVHQPGAIGNHVVLRTGTTQVDLTLVSIPRETTYIGNPRGRRPAPQQEQPATHARR